One Sagittula stellata E-37 genomic window carries:
- a CDS encoding trimethylamine methyltransferase family protein, giving the protein MNAPLTRRGGGRRARVAARSAALAHDLRPVRAGLTGGRYNPLSDAEVLRIHRAALTALEDIGLSGAPESGVKTMVAAGARLGDDGRLRFSTALVEDMLARAARNITLHGRDADHDLDLSGSRVHYGTAGAAVHMVDPAGRSYRESTVQDLHDAAHIVDALDNLHFLQRPMVARDIPDALEMDLNTLYACCSGTTKHVGTSFSDPSHVDTAFELLHLIAGGEAAWRARPFVSNSNCFVVPPMRFATESCQTMEACIRGGMPVLLLSAGMAGATAPSTIAGAIVQSVAECLAGVVYVNALAPGHPAIFGTWPFGLDLRTGAMSVGSGEQALLTAGCGQMARFYGLPGGSAGGASDSKLPDMQAGWEQMCSNVMAGLAGVNMIYEAAGMHASLLGFCHESLILGDDLVGQALRCVRGIEVDDDTLALAEMRDFCLNGPGHYLGTDQTLGRMQKDHVYPSLGNRMSPKEWEERDKPDLQDAATRRKEMILSIPSAARFRVDLDRDIRARFPIHLPAY; this is encoded by the coding sequence ATGAACGCGCCTCTTACCCGGCGGGGCGGTGGTCGCCGTGCCCGTGTCGCTGCCAGATCCGCCGCCCTGGCGCACGACTTGCGGCCGGTGCGCGCCGGGCTGACCGGCGGGCGCTACAACCCGTTGAGCGACGCGGAGGTGCTGCGCATTCACCGCGCGGCACTGACGGCTCTGGAAGATATCGGCCTTTCCGGCGCGCCCGAGAGCGGGGTGAAAACGATGGTTGCGGCGGGGGCCCGGCTTGGGGATGACGGCCGTCTGCGCTTTTCGACCGCGCTTGTCGAGGACATGCTGGCCAGGGCAGCCCGGAACATCACGCTTCACGGACGCGACGCGGATCACGACCTCGACCTCTCGGGCAGCCGCGTGCACTACGGCACCGCGGGCGCCGCCGTGCACATGGTCGATCCGGCGGGCCGGTCATACCGAGAGAGCACGGTTCAGGACCTGCACGATGCGGCGCATATCGTCGACGCGCTGGACAACCTGCACTTCCTGCAGCGCCCCATGGTGGCCCGGGACATCCCAGATGCGCTGGAGATGGACCTGAACACGCTGTACGCCTGCTGTTCGGGCACGACGAAACACGTCGGGACTTCCTTCTCCGACCCGTCGCATGTCGACACGGCGTTTGAGCTGCTGCACCTGATCGCGGGTGGAGAGGCGGCGTGGCGCGCGCGGCCCTTCGTGTCGAACTCCAACTGTTTCGTCGTCCCGCCGATGCGCTTCGCCACGGAAAGCTGCCAGACGATGGAGGCCTGCATCCGCGGCGGCATGCCGGTGCTCCTGCTCAGCGCGGGCATGGCCGGAGCGACGGCGCCCTCGACCATCGCCGGGGCCATCGTGCAGTCGGTGGCCGAGTGTCTCGCGGGCGTGGTCTATGTCAACGCGCTGGCACCGGGGCATCCGGCGATCTTCGGAACCTGGCCTTTCGGGCTGGACCTCAGGACGGGTGCGATGAGCGTGGGCTCCGGAGAGCAGGCCTTGCTGACGGCGGGCTGCGGTCAGATGGCACGGTTCTATGGTCTGCCCGGGGGCTCGGCGGGCGGCGCGTCGGATTCAAAGCTGCCCGACATGCAGGCCGGGTGGGAGCAAATGTGCTCCAACGTCATGGCCGGGCTTGCGGGCGTGAACATGATCTACGAGGCGGCGGGCATGCACGCCTCCCTTCTGGGGTTCTGCCACGAGAGCCTGATCCTCGGCGACGACCTTGTCGGACAGGCGCTGCGCTGCGTGCGCGGGATCGAGGTCGATGACGACACCCTTGCGCTGGCCGAGATGCGGGACTTCTGCCTGAACGGTCCGGGGCACTACCTTGGCACCGACCAGACGCTGGGACGGATGCAGAAGGACCACGTCTACCCGTCGCTCGGCAACCGCATGTCGCCCAAGGAGTGGGAAGAACGCGACAAGCCGGACCTGCAAGACGCCGCGACACGCCGCAAGGAGATGATCCTGTCCATACCCTCCGCCGCCCGCTTCCGCGTCGATCTGGATCGCGATATCCGGGCGCGGTTCCCGATCCACCTACCGGCGTATTGA